The proteins below come from a single Candidatus Acetothermia bacterium genomic window:
- a CDS encoding ABC transporter substrate-binding protein, translating to MMVLLTVSLWNGLPAELTVAVSTEPPGLDPTTNAAAVIKLLLQHNLYEGLVQVDEAGDFQGQLARSWEASTDGLVYTFYLREDVRFHDGTPCDADAVRRSFLRAMDPATRHVRPEYYRGIADIEAVDPWTVRFRLHVPDASFVALLALGESVVVPTGADLARRPVGTGPFRFVDWLPGYHLRLARNADYYLPGVPKLDAATFRFLPDPAAQLAALRAGDVDLVAEVAPEIAVTLADDTMLQVISGPQDLVQILAINKARAPFSDLRVRQALAHAVDRDQLIALVSFGFASPIGSHLAPTAPYHADMTWVYPYDPARARELLAEAGYPNGFTATLTLPANYAFHVRTGELIAAQLREVGVTLDLKLVDWGTWLDRVFGQADYDLTVIGHPGRLDPALMLTGYGEDRPDYYFRRGWENHELAELLRLGACTPNPAVRRSIYTVAQYLIAREVVNVFLQAPHQILAMRRGITGAKVLPIYVLDLRDVAKG from the coding sequence ATGATGGTTCTGTTGACGGTCAGCTTGTGGAACGGGCTTCCGGCCGAGCTCACCGTGGCCGTGTCCACCGAGCCGCCGGGCCTCGACCCCACCACCAACGCCGCGGCGGTGATCAAGCTCCTCCTCCAGCACAACTTGTACGAGGGCCTGGTCCAGGTGGACGAGGCCGGGGACTTCCAAGGACAACTGGCGCGGAGCTGGGAGGCGTCCACCGATGGCCTTGTCTACACGTTTTACCTGCGCGAGGATGTCCGGTTCCACGACGGGACCCCGTGCGATGCGGATGCGGTGCGCCGGAGCTTCCTCCGGGCGATGGACCCGGCCACCCGACACGTCCGCCCCGAGTACTACCGGGGTATTGCGGACATCGAGGCAGTGGACCCGTGGACGGTGCGGTTCCGGCTGCACGTCCCGGACGCGTCGTTCGTGGCCCTGCTCGCCCTGGGGGAGTCGGTGGTGGTCCCGACGGGGGCCGACCTCGCCCGTCGTCCGGTGGGCACCGGACCGTTCCGGTTCGTGGATTGGCTCCCCGGCTACCACCTCCGCCTAGCGCGCAACGCCGACTACTACCTACCTGGGGTCCCCAAGCTCGACGCGGCCACGTTCCGCTTTCTCCCCGACCCGGCGGCCCAGCTCGCCGCGCTGCGGGCAGGGGACGTGGACCTGGTGGCGGAGGTGGCCCCGGAGATCGCCGTGACACTGGCCGATGACACCATGCTTCAGGTGATCTCCGGGCCTCAGGATCTCGTGCAGATCCTGGCCATCAACAAAGCCCGGGCCCCGTTCTCCGACCTCCGCGTGCGCCAGGCCCTCGCCCATGCGGTGGACCGTGACCAACTGATCGCTCTGGTCTCGTTCGGGTTCGCTTCCCCCATCGGGAGCCACCTCGCCCCGACCGCCCCGTACCACGCGGACATGACCTGGGTCTACCCCTACGATCCGGCCCGGGCGCGGGAACTCCTCGCCGAGGCCGGCTACCCGAACGGGTTCACCGCCACCCTGACCCTGCCCGCGAACTACGCGTTCCACGTGCGCACCGGGGAGCTCATCGCCGCCCAGCTCCGGGAGGTCGGGGTGACGCTCGACCTCAAGCTCGTGGACTGGGGGACATGGCTGGATCGGGTGTTCGGTCAAGCGGACTACGACCTCACCGTGATCGGGCACCCGGGCCGGCTTGATCCGGCGTTGATGCTCACCGGTTACGGGGAGGACCGGCCCGATTACTACTTCCGCCGCGGGTGGGAGAACCACGAGCTCGCCGAGCTCCTTCGCCTCGGGGCCTGCACCCCGAACCCTGCCGTTCGGCGTTCCATCTACACCGTGGCCCAGTACCTGATCGCGCGGGAGGTGGTGAACGTGTTCCTCCAGGCGCCGCACCAGATCCTGGCCATGCGCCGCGGGATCACGGGGGCGAAGGTGCTGCCCATCTACGTCCTCGACCTGCGCGACGTCGCCAAGGGGTGA
- a CDS encoding ABC transporter permease has protein sequence MRHVGLALGALLTALGVGLILVGLLWLPADPNALGRRPFAPPSLAHPMGTDWFGRDVLARVMAGGRASVAVAAGAVAVGGLVGTVLGGLAGYARGVLGELAMRVSDFLLAFPAVLLALLLAAVLGPGLLGVTLAIALFQVPFFARLAHAGVLSLREREFVVAAKAVGVGSARLLLRHMLPNLASPLLVQATVSLAGALLAEASLGYLGLGVQPPQPAWGRMLREAQTYLARSPWPAVFPGLVLGLTVLGLNLLGDGLRDLLDPAARHLTPWRRRAGRGRRWAAPSPP, from the coding sequence ATGAGGCACGTTGGCCTGGCACTGGGCGCTTTGCTCACGGCGCTGGGCGTAGGACTGATTCTGGTCGGGCTCTTGTGGCTCCCGGCCGATCCCAACGCCCTCGGCCGGCGGCCGTTTGCCCCGCCGAGCCTGGCCCACCCGATGGGCACCGACTGGTTCGGCCGGGATGTGCTGGCGCGGGTCATGGCCGGGGGCCGGGCGAGCGTGGCCGTGGCCGCGGGCGCGGTGGCGGTGGGCGGTCTCGTGGGGACCGTGCTCGGGGGGCTCGCCGGCTACGCCAGGGGCGTGCTGGGGGAGTTGGCGATGCGGGTGAGTGATTTCCTGCTCGCGTTCCCGGCTGTACTCCTGGCCCTGCTCCTCGCGGCCGTGCTCGGGCCGGGGCTTCTCGGGGTTACCCTAGCGATCGCCCTGTTCCAGGTCCCGTTCTTCGCTCGCCTCGCCCACGCCGGGGTGCTTTCGCTGCGGGAGCGGGAGTTCGTGGTGGCGGCGAAGGCGGTTGGGGTGGGTAGCGCCCGGCTCCTCCTGCGGCACATGCTCCCCAATCTGGCCTCGCCCCTGCTCGTGCAGGCCACGGTCAGCCTGGCCGGTGCCCTCCTCGCTGAGGCCTCGCTCGGCTACCTCGGGCTCGGGGTCCAGCCCCCCCAGCCCGCGTGGGGGCGGATGCTGCGGGAGGCCCAGACGTACCTGGCTCGCTCGCCATGGCCAGCCGTGTTCCCCGGCCTCGTCCTGGGCCTGACCGTGCTCGGGCTCAACCTCCTTGGGGACGGGCTGCGGGACCTCCTCGATCCCGCGGCCCGGCACCTCACCCCTTGGCGACGTCGCGCAGGTCGAGGACGTAGATGGGCAGCACCTTCGCCCCCGTGA
- a CDS encoding ABC transporter permease produces MRRPGRAEALPGTVMLRFVLVRAAAFGLTLFLVALAVFLLLTVIPGDAARLVVGPEATEDAYRTARDALGLDRPWPARFADWLGRALHGDLGESLVYRWPVADLVARGLSVTLPLALMSTGLALVAALAFGVLAAARLGGWADLGVMAVAQLGMALPEFWLGILLMGYFAVRLRVLPSGGFPGWGRPGALAYLVLPALALALPRGAYLARMVRATLADVLSADYIRAARARGVPERRLIARHALRNAFVPVLAALGLTFGRLLAGTLVVENVFSLPGMGWFALAAARGRDLPLLLAVAVIAAGAVVAVSTLADLAYGLLDPRIRYR; encoded by the coding sequence GTGAGACGGCCGGGGAGGGCGGAGGCCCTCCCCGGCACCGTAATGCTCCGGTTCGTCCTGGTCCGTGCGGCCGCCTTCGGCCTTACCCTGTTCCTGGTAGCGCTCGCCGTGTTCCTCCTCCTCACCGTGATCCCCGGCGATGCCGCCCGCCTCGTGGTCGGGCCGGAGGCCACCGAGGACGCGTACCGGACGGCCCGGGACGCCCTGGGCCTGGACCGACCGTGGCCGGCCCGGTTCGCGGATTGGCTGGGGCGGGCGCTCCACGGGGACCTTGGGGAGTCCCTCGTCTACCGGTGGCCGGTGGCCGACCTCGTGGCCCGTGGCCTCAGCGTGACCCTGCCCTTGGCCCTCATGAGCACCGGCCTCGCCCTGGTGGCGGCGCTCGCGTTCGGGGTCCTCGCTGCGGCCCGGCTTGGGGGATGGGCCGATCTCGGGGTGATGGCCGTCGCCCAACTGGGGATGGCCCTGCCCGAGTTCTGGCTGGGGATCCTGCTCATGGGGTACTTCGCCGTGCGGCTGCGGGTGCTGCCCTCGGGCGGGTTCCCCGGGTGGGGCCGGCCCGGGGCGCTGGCCTACCTGGTCTTGCCAGCGTTGGCCCTGGCCCTGCCCCGGGGGGCGTACCTGGCGCGGATGGTCCGGGCCACGCTGGCCGACGTGCTCTCCGCGGACTACATCCGCGCCGCGCGGGCCCGGGGCGTCCCGGAGCGGCGCCTCATCGCCCGGCACGCCCTGCGCAACGCGTTCGTCCCCGTGCTCGCCGCCCTCGGGCTCACGTTCGGGCGCCTGCTCGCCGGGACGCTCGTGGTGGAGAACGTGTTCTCCCTCCCCGGGATGGGCTGGTTCGCCCTGGCTGCGGCGCGCGGGCGGGACCTCCCCCTCCTCCTCGCGGTGGCGGTGATCGCCGCCGGGGCGGTGGTGGCGGTGAGCACCCTGGCCGACCTCGCGTACGGGCTCCTCGACCCGCGGATCCGATACCGATGA
- the ppdK gene encoding pyruvate, phosphate dikinase, whose amino-acid sequence MGKHVYLFGDGKADGTAQMRDLLGGKGANLAEMARLGIPVPPGFTVTTEVCRYYHGHGGRYPAGLEEEVRAGIAHLEALTGRRFGDRRNPLLVSVRSGAPASMPGMMDTILNLGLTDAVVEGLAAQTSSRFAHDAYRRLLAMYGSVVLGVTDEGEAGVDPFDAAMEELKAERGAKSDLDLTADDLAELIARYKGLIARVGKAFPQDPWEQLWGAIGAVMRSWNNERAREYRRLNRIPDTLGTGVNVQAMAFGNLSANSGTGVMFTRDPATGENRLYGEYLLNAQGEDVVAGIRTPQPIAKAAKSDPSQVSLEEAMPKVYRELLRIRDRLERHYRDMQDIEFTIEEGKLYILQTRSGKRTGFAAVRIAVEMAEEGLITEDEAILRINPAEQLAQLLQPIFDPKEKAAALVLGKGLPAGPGAASGRMALTADRVVKLAEGGDPVVLVRHETSPDDIKGMAVAQGILTARGGLTSHAAVVARQIGKVAVVGCEALHIDYKAGQVVVGGRTIKEGDWISIDGTTGEVMAGKIPTVPSEVVQVLIERTLPPEKAPVHQLYAKLMAWADQRRRLGVRANADKPDQAAVALAFGAEGIGLCRTEHMFFGEGRIPYVQQAIVGTNPREREEALRHLGAMQAEDFEGILRVMDGKPVIIRLLDPPIHEFLPQEEKDIVALAKRFGVDPAELRARIESLHEFNPMLGHRGCRLGITHPDLYDMQVEAIFRAAAKLVREGLHPKPQVMVPLVGHVNEMRAVRERVDQIAREVMDEEGVEIDYKVGTMVEVPRAALTADEIAEAAEFFSFGTNDLTQMTFGYSRDDAGKFIREYLERKILPEDPFETIDRAGVGELMKIAVEKGRSARPDISLGICGEHGGESHSVHFCHEIGLDYVSASPFRVPIARLAAAQAALAR is encoded by the coding sequence ATGGGAAAGCACGTGTACCTGTTCGGCGACGGCAAAGCCGATGGGACCGCACAGATGCGGGATCTCCTCGGCGGCAAGGGGGCGAACCTGGCGGAGATGGCCCGCCTGGGGATCCCGGTCCCGCCGGGGTTCACCGTGACCACCGAGGTTTGCCGCTACTACCACGGCCACGGCGGGCGGTACCCGGCCGGGCTTGAGGAAGAAGTGCGGGCCGGGATCGCCCATCTGGAGGCGCTCACCGGCCGCAGGTTCGGGGACAGGCGGAACCCCCTCCTCGTGTCGGTGCGGTCCGGGGCCCCGGCGTCGATGCCGGGGATGATGGACACCATCCTCAACCTCGGCCTCACCGACGCCGTGGTGGAGGGCCTCGCCGCCCAGACCTCCTCCCGGTTCGCCCACGACGCGTACCGGCGGCTGCTGGCCATGTACGGGTCGGTGGTGCTAGGGGTGACGGACGAGGGCGAGGCCGGCGTGGACCCGTTCGACGCGGCGATGGAGGAGCTCAAGGCGGAGCGCGGCGCCAAGTCCGACCTCGACCTGACCGCGGACGACCTCGCCGAGCTCATCGCCCGCTACAAGGGCCTCATCGCGCGGGTGGGCAAGGCGTTCCCCCAGGACCCGTGGGAGCAGCTGTGGGGGGCGATCGGCGCGGTGATGCGCTCGTGGAACAACGAGCGAGCCCGGGAATACCGGCGGCTGAACCGGATCCCCGACACTTTGGGCACCGGGGTGAACGTCCAGGCGATGGCGTTCGGGAACCTGAGCGCCAACTCCGGCACCGGGGTCATGTTCACCCGCGACCCGGCCACCGGGGAGAACCGGCTGTACGGGGAGTACCTCCTCAACGCCCAGGGGGAAGACGTGGTGGCCGGGATCCGTACCCCCCAGCCGATCGCTAAGGCGGCCAAGTCCGATCCGTCCCAGGTGTCCTTGGAGGAGGCGATGCCCAAGGTCTACCGGGAGCTCCTGCGCATCCGCGACCGCCTCGAGCGGCACTACCGGGACATGCAGGACATCGAGTTCACCATCGAGGAGGGGAAGCTCTACATCCTCCAGACCCGGTCCGGGAAGCGCACCGGGTTCGCCGCGGTCAGGATCGCGGTGGAGATGGCCGAGGAAGGCCTGATCACCGAGGACGAGGCGATCCTGCGCATCAACCCGGCCGAGCAGCTCGCGCAGCTCCTGCAGCCGATCTTCGACCCCAAGGAGAAGGCGGCTGCCTTGGTCCTCGGGAAGGGCCTTCCCGCCGGGCCAGGGGCGGCCTCGGGCCGGATGGCCCTCACCGCGGACCGGGTGGTCAAGCTGGCCGAGGGCGGGGACCCGGTGGTGTTGGTGCGGCACGAGACGTCCCCGGACGACATCAAGGGGATGGCCGTGGCCCAGGGCATCCTCACCGCCCGCGGTGGCCTCACCTCCCACGCCGCGGTGGTGGCCCGCCAGATCGGCAAGGTGGCGGTGGTGGGGTGCGAGGCCCTCCACATCGACTACAAGGCCGGCCAGGTGGTGGTGGGCGGGAGGACGATCAAGGAAGGGGACTGGATCTCCATCGACGGCACCACCGGCGAGGTGATGGCCGGGAAGATCCCAACCGTGCCCTCGGAGGTCGTCCAGGTCCTGATCGAGAGGACCCTGCCCCCGGAGAAGGCCCCCGTCCACCAGCTCTACGCCAAGCTCATGGCCTGGGCCGACCAGCGCCGCCGGCTCGGGGTGCGGGCCAACGCGGACAAGCCTGACCAGGCCGCGGTGGCCCTCGCGTTCGGCGCGGAAGGGATCGGGCTCTGTCGCACCGAGCACATGTTCTTCGGGGAGGGGCGCATCCCCTACGTCCAGCAGGCGATCGTGGGCACCAACCCCCGAGAGCGGGAAGAGGCCCTGCGCCACCTCGGGGCGATGCAGGCCGAGGACTTCGAGGGGATCCTGCGGGTCATGGACGGCAAGCCGGTGATCATCCGCCTCCTCGACCCGCCGATCCACGAGTTCCTTCCCCAGGAAGAGAAGGACATCGTGGCCCTGGCCAAGCGGTTCGGCGTGGACCCGGCGGAGCTGCGGGCCCGGATCGAATCCCTGCACGAGTTCAACCCGATGCTCGGGCACCGTGGGTGCCGGCTGGGGATCACCCATCCCGATCTCTACGACATGCAGGTGGAGGCGATCTTCCGCGCCGCGGCCAAGCTCGTCCGGGAAGGGCTTCATCCCAAGCCCCAAGTGATGGTGCCCCTCGTCGGCCACGTGAACGAGATGCGCGCTGTGCGGGAGCGGGTGGACCAAATCGCCCGCGAGGTCATGGACGAAGAAGGGGTCGAGATCGACTACAAGGTGGGGACGATGGTGGAGGTGCCTCGGGCCGCGCTCACCGCGGACGAGATCGCCGAGGCCGCGGAGTTCTTCTCGTTCGGCACCAACGACCTCACCCAGATGACGTTCGGCTACAGCCGCGATGACGCGGGGAAGTTCATCCGGGAGTACCTCGAGCGCAAGATCCTCCCCGAGGACCCGTTCGAGACCATCGACCGGGCCGGGGTCGGGGAGCTGATGAAGATCGCGGTCGAGAAGGGACGGAGCGCCCGTCCCGACATCTCGCTTGGGATCTGCGGGGAGCACGGGGGTGAGTCCCACTCCGTCCACTTCTGCCACGAGATCGGGCTCGACTACGTGTCCGCCTCCCCGTTCCGGGTGCCCATCGCCCGGCTCGCCGCGGCCCAGGCAGCGCTAGCGAGGTGA
- the ftsY gene encoding signal recognition particle-docking protein FtsY: MALLDRLRRGLARTRDGLLGPLEAAVRGKGRLDREVLDRLEEVLIAADVGPGEAAGIAAAVQARLGGGVADWSAVQAALEEALVDALSGAERVFTLPAARPAVLLFVGVNGSGKTTTVAKVARLLQGDGARVVLAAADTFRAAAIDQLARLGEAIGATVVAHRPGADPGAVVHDALEHGQTRGYDAVLVDTAGRLQTKRPLMEELGKVRRVVEKFLGRPPDERLLVVDATVGQNAISQAQLFHDAVGLTGLVVTKLDGTARGGAVVPIHRALGLAILWVGVGEGMDEIELFRTKDFVRALVRG; this comes from the coding sequence ATGGCCCTATTGGACCGGCTGCGGCGGGGCCTGGCCCGGACCCGGGACGGCCTCCTCGGGCCCCTCGAGGCTGCAGTGCGCGGCAAGGGCCGGCTCGACCGGGAGGTGCTCGATCGGCTGGAAGAGGTCCTGATCGCTGCCGACGTCGGCCCGGGCGAGGCGGCCGGCATCGCCGCCGCGGTCCAGGCGCGGCTCGGCGGCGGGGTGGCGGACTGGTCGGCGGTCCAAGCGGCGTTGGAAGAGGCCCTGGTGGATGCCCTTTCCGGGGCGGAGCGCGTGTTCACCCTCCCCGCGGCCCGGCCGGCGGTGCTCCTGTTCGTGGGGGTCAACGGGTCGGGGAAGACGACCACCGTGGCCAAGGTGGCCCGCCTCCTGCAGGGAGACGGGGCGCGGGTCGTGCTCGCCGCCGCGGATACGTTCCGGGCCGCGGCCATTGACCAGTTGGCCCGCCTGGGCGAGGCGATCGGGGCCACGGTGGTCGCCCACCGCCCGGGGGCCGACCCTGGGGCGGTGGTCCACGACGCCCTGGAGCACGGCCAGACCCGCGGGTATGATGCGGTCTTGGTCGACACCGCCGGAAGGCTTCAGACGAAGCGCCCGCTCATGGAGGAGCTGGGCAAGGTCCGCCGGGTGGTGGAGAAGTTCCTCGGCCGCCCGCCGGACGAGCGCCTGCTCGTGGTGGACGCCACCGTGGGTCAGAACGCGATCTCCCAGGCCCAGCTCTTCCACGACGCGGTGGGGCTGACCGGCCTCGTGGTGACCAAGCTCGACGGCACGGCCCGGGGCGGGGCGGTGGTCCCCATCCACCGGGCGCTCGGCCTGGCCATCCTGTGGGTCGGGGTGGGCGAGGGGATGGATGAGATAGAACTGTTCCGGACGAAGGACTTCGTTCGGGCCCTGGTCAGGGGGTAG
- the argS gene encoding arginine--tRNA ligase, translated as MRLEALVRASIQDALAGLGLTPPAEIPVDRPSRPEHGDLASRVAFLLSAERRVPPPEIAQELSRRLVSHPAFREVRAERGFVNFFLDPGALHEVLREALRDGDRYGQNDEGRGRLLQVEFVSSNPTGPLTIGHLRQAAIGDVLAEAYAQLGWRCVREYYLNDEGHQIDLLAQSLWARYRESLGDRQPIPEEGYHGDYLAALGEELAQAWGDRYPTWDEAARAALRREAVARMMAMIHEDLDAIGVRFDVWTREGDLHRRGLVREVFDRLCELGAVYEKDGAHWLRSTDHGLSRDPVLIRSDGTPTYLMVDIAYHVDKFRRGFAQVIDVQGADHVDEQRQVKLALRILGLPDDFLRYCLHQFVTLKGREGVQRMSTRAGRFLQLKDLVAEVGRDVARYFMVMRKPESHLVFDYELARKTSMENPVYYVQYAHTRIASVFREAEKGGELPADFVSVDLSPLVDPEELALIKEIDRFPDVVRAVARDFAPHLLCAYLEALAALFHPYYARVRILGQGAATPARLALLAGLKLVLGRGLGILGVSAPEAM; from the coding sequence ATGCGCCTCGAAGCCCTGGTCCGGGCCTCCATCCAGGACGCCCTGGCGGGGCTCGGGTTGACCCCTCCGGCCGAGATCCCGGTGGATCGCCCCTCCCGGCCGGAACACGGGGACCTCGCGAGCCGCGTTGCGTTCCTCCTCTCCGCGGAGCGCCGGGTCCCCCCGCCCGAGATCGCCCAGGAGCTCAGCCGACGTCTTGTTTCCCACCCTGCGTTCCGTGAGGTGCGCGCCGAACGCGGGTTCGTCAACTTCTTCCTCGATCCTGGGGCCCTCCACGAGGTGCTGCGGGAGGCCCTGCGGGATGGGGACCGGTACGGCCAGAACGACGAGGGCCGCGGCCGGCTCCTCCAGGTCGAGTTCGTGTCCTCCAACCCCACCGGCCCCCTCACCATTGGCCACCTCCGCCAGGCGGCGATCGGGGATGTCCTGGCCGAAGCCTATGCCCAGCTCGGCTGGCGGTGTGTGCGCGAGTACTACCTGAACGACGAGGGCCACCAGATCGACCTCCTCGCCCAGTCCCTCTGGGCCCGGTACCGCGAGAGCCTGGGCGACCGGCAACCGATCCCCGAGGAAGGCTACCACGGGGACTACCTCGCTGCCCTCGGCGAGGAGCTGGCCCAGGCATGGGGGGACCGGTACCCGACGTGGGACGAGGCCGCCCGGGCTGCCCTCCGCCGGGAGGCGGTGGCGCGGATGATGGCCATGATCCACGAGGACCTCGACGCCATCGGGGTCCGGTTCGACGTGTGGACGCGCGAAGGGGACCTGCACCGGCGGGGGCTGGTGCGGGAGGTGTTCGACCGGCTGTGCGAGCTCGGGGCGGTGTACGAGAAGGACGGGGCCCACTGGCTGCGCAGCACCGACCACGGTCTGTCACGGGACCCGGTCCTCATCCGCTCCGACGGCACCCCGACCTACCTCATGGTGGACATCGCCTACCACGTCGACAAGTTCCGGCGCGGCTTCGCCCAGGTGATCGACGTCCAGGGGGCGGACCACGTGGACGAGCAACGCCAGGTCAAGCTGGCCCTCAGGATCCTCGGCCTGCCGGACGACTTCCTCCGCTACTGCCTGCACCAGTTCGTGACCCTCAAGGGGCGAGAAGGGGTGCAGCGCATGTCCACCCGGGCCGGGCGGTTCCTCCAGCTCAAGGACCTCGTGGCCGAGGTCGGACGCGACGTGGCCCGCTACTTCATGGTGATGCGGAAGCCCGAGAGCCACCTCGTGTTCGACTACGAGCTCGCGCGGAAGACGAGCATGGAGAACCCCGTGTACTACGTGCAGTACGCCCACACCCGCATCGCGAGCGTGTTCCGGGAGGCGGAGAAGGGCGGGGAGCTCCCCGCCGACTTCGTTTCCGTGGACCTCTCCCCCCTCGTCGACCCGGAGGAGCTGGCGCTGATCAAGGAGATCGACCGTTTTCCGGACGTGGTCCGCGCTGTGGCCCGCGACTTCGCCCCTCATCTCCTGTGCGCGTACCTGGAGGCTCTCGCCGCCCTGTTCCACCCGTACTACGCGCGGGTGCGGATCCTGGGGCAAGGGGCGGCCACGCCGGCCCGCCTCGCCCTCCTCGCCGGCCTCAAGCTCGTCCTTGGCCGGGGGCTTGGGATCCTCGGGGTGTCCGCCCCGGAGGCGATGTGA
- a CDS encoding stage V sporulation protein S — MEILKVASTSNPNAVAGAIAGALETHGIVEAHAIGAGAVNQAIKAIAIARRLVEREGEAEIKVVPGFIDVEIGGEIKTGMRFVIQK, encoded by the coding sequence ATGGAGATCCTCAAGGTCGCGTCCACGTCCAATCCCAATGCGGTCGCCGGGGCCATCGCCGGGGCGCTTGAAACCCATGGGATCGTGGAAGCCCACGCCATCGGTGCCGGTGCGGTGAACCAGGCCATCAAGGCCATCGCCATCGCCCGCCGCCTTGTGGAACGGGAGGGCGAGGCGGAGATCAAAGTCGTGCCCGGATTCATCGACGTCGAGATCGGGGGCGAGATCAAGACGGGCATGCGGTTCGTGATCCAAAAGTAA
- a CDS encoding thiamine ABC transporter substrate-binding protein gives MRRIVLSLLVLGALGAAAGAEQLVVYTYRSFVKWGPAAAIEEAFEAAHPGVDLVWVAPAGGAEMLSRLIAELASGGSGADVFLGISAMDLPRALAHTVFRPYDPALIPNLAQVPEDLLFDRTGHVVPFDHGYVTFVASDALREDLVPRTFSDLLRPELKEKIILQDPRTSTTGLAFLLWTVARFGEDWTEFWRALLPNTLTITKGWSEAFAMFEAGEAPIVLSYSTDAAYAYITAGSLRYRVLTPDGEAARLVEGMGIVRTSEKADLAHAFLDLVLSREVQELIPTSQWMFPVNREATLPPDFARYAVLPEVPVFLDPAYAAEHLEAWLDQWQQVLGTP, from the coding sequence GTGAGGAGGATCGTCTTGTCCCTGCTCGTGCTGGGAGCGCTCGGTGCCGCCGCGGGCGCCGAGCAGCTCGTGGTGTACACGTACCGGTCGTTCGTCAAGTGGGGGCCGGCCGCGGCCATCGAGGAGGCGTTCGAGGCGGCCCATCCGGGCGTAGACCTGGTGTGGGTGGCCCCGGCCGGAGGGGCGGAGATGCTCTCCCGTCTCATCGCCGAGCTCGCTTCCGGGGGCAGTGGGGCCGACGTGTTCCTGGGAATCTCGGCGATGGACCTCCCCCGAGCGCTGGCCCATACCGTGTTCCGCCCCTACGACCCCGCCCTCATCCCCAACCTCGCCCAGGTGCCTGAGGACCTCCTGTTCGACAGGACCGGCCACGTGGTGCCGTTCGACCACGGCTACGTCACGTTCGTGGCAAGCGACGCCCTTCGGGAGGACCTCGTCCCCCGCACGTTCTCGGACCTCCTGCGGCCGGAGCTCAAGGAGAAGATCATCCTCCAGGACCCGCGCACCTCCACGACCGGGCTCGCGTTCCTCCTGTGGACGGTGGCCCGGTTCGGCGAGGACTGGACCGAGTTCTGGCGGGCGCTCCTCCCCAACACGCTCACCATCACCAAGGGGTGGTCCGAGGCGTTCGCGATGTTCGAGGCCGGGGAGGCCCCGATCGTGCTCTCCTACTCCACCGATGCCGCCTACGCCTATATCACCGCGGGCTCCCTCCGGTACCGCGTCCTGACCCCGGACGGGGAGGCGGCGCGCCTGGTGGAGGGCATGGGCATCGTCCGCACCAGCGAGAAGGCCGACCTCGCCCATGCGTTCCTCGACCTCGTCCTTTCCCGCGAGGTCCAGGAGCTGATCCCCACCTCCCAGTGGATGTTCCCGGTGAACCGCGAGGCCACCTTGCCCCCGGACTTCGCCCGGTACGCGGTGCTCCCCGAGGTCCCGGTGTTCCTCGACCCGGCGTACGCGGCCGAGCACCTCGAGGCGTGGCTGGACCAGTGGCAACAGGTGCTGGGCACGCCGTGA